The Haemorhous mexicanus isolate bHaeMex1 chromosome 6, bHaeMex1.pri, whole genome shotgun sequence genome includes the window tggagggcagcagcactaaGTGCCAGTTGTGTGACTGAGGCAAAGCTGGCCAGATTGCTCTCACCAGCTGGCAGAACCAGCGGGCAGTTTTCTGCACATCAAGGTAGGAGCCGGTGCAGAGGGTGTCCAGGAGGCTGGGATCCTGAttcctcctcagctcctcctcggggtggtgcaggaagcacagcatgtcctcagcctgctgctccctcgTGCAGGTGCACTCCAGCTGCACACGGACTCGGAAGTTCCtcacctgcctctgccctgcactgtCCAGCTCCAGGTGGAAGCTGTGGCCTCGGGGAGGAGTCATGGGTATGAGCATGCAGTACACGACATCCTGCTCACGGGGACTCCAGCCTTCAaaggcactgcccaccccgATCGCTCGTTGCAGGACTGGGTAGAAACTGTTTGACAGGACACGTCCAAAATAAACCGTATAATTGTCCATGAGGTCTGTTGTCCACTCGCAGCCTCTCTGCAGGTCCTGTACTGGCCACTGGATGCGCTCGTCTAGAAGCCATCTCAGATAATTGTCAGAAATATGGTCTTCATCTCCCTCGCTGCTGTCCTCTGCCTCATCGCTCCTTTTCCTCCAGGAAAAATACAGTCCCAAGAGGACGATGAGGAGCCCAGCAACAGCCCAgacctgccagggctgcaaaacaaagcagagcaggTCTCCCCAGGCCCCTCCACTCTGCTTCAGGGTGAGCTGctccacctgctgctccagccgAATTCTCTTCCGCTCCAAGCGCTTTGCACGCAGCTCCATGTGCAGATGTTTTTCCTCATCCAAAACATCACCCACAGGCTGTACGTACTGGATGAGGCTTTCCAGGAGCATGAAAAAGAATGTTCTGGCatccatggtctgcaggaggatgAAGAGCAGGCTTAAATGGGGCCAGTAGAGAGGGAGATGACAatgagggcagcagggatgggaataacagcagcagggatgggaataCCAGGGATCTGAGGGCTGGAAGGACAGGGCCACAGACAGCGTGCAGGCAGCAAGGGCTGTactgctcccccagcagcagcagcagaagcatcTCCTGCACTGTGGCCTGCCCAAGGCTCTCCCATGAGGGGTTGTCCCTACATGCAGAGGGACAGGTGCAcccagccccaggtgcagcATTTCTTCCCCAGCCCttgttcccagcccagcctccccaCCACGTGTGCACTCACCGCTTGCCAGAGCAATGCAAGGCCAGCGTTACCTGCTGGGGCCTTTTATGGCTGCCTCCATTGTGACACgtcccccgtgatgtcacacgtGTCACAGCATGTCACAACCCAGCCAAGCCAGCCCCGCATTTTGCCCCACCCTGGCTCAGGCCCTCAGTGTAGCCTAACACATTCAAAGGCTGGATGCACACAAAGTGCACACCAAACTGCAGGTTAAGTTGTGGAAGGACTGGAAgtgtggcttctgtgagaaccTTCTAGAGGGTTATAGCTGCAGCTTGAGCAGCTCTCGTGCTGACACAATTCACAGTGGAGTGGAAGATCTGACTGTGGTGGGTCCAAGTGTGTAGTACCACTAAAGGCCCTCTGTACCCTCACTGTTGTTTAGGAGGAGTGTGTCCACCCATCCTTGACTTCCGTGGGCAGGAGGTGCCACATTCCTGATCACACAGGACACGGAGAAGACACTGCTTTGTCAGTGTTTGTAATTTTTGCTGCACCATTCTCCGACAGCAAAAAGCTCACTCTGGGAGTCAGATCCAAAGATGAAGAGGCCATGGCAAGGAGCCTGGAACTAGAGACTCCTGTTACCACATGGAAGCTGAATGTTCTCTCTTTGTGAGAGAGTCCAATCCCTCTGGAAATTTCACACTGTGCAAAGATGCCAATAAATGGCATCTTGAGCAAATGCTTCCTCTCTTGAGTGTCTGTGCCTCAGTTTGGTGGGGAATGCAGGCACCAGTACTCGCTGCTTGTGGTCTGTTGACCTTGGCtggacagagaaagaaaataaggacCAAAGACTTGTGGGCTGAGACAAGAACAGAGAGATTGCTCAGGCTCACCTGGGGGAAGCATATTTCATTTGCTACCAATCGAATCAGAGTGGGTTaatgaaaactaaaaccaaTTTTCTTACAATATCTTTACCACACCTCTCCCTTCTTCCTGGGCCCAGCTGATCACTGTGTCCAATGCTGTGAGCCAGGACTCACACAGCACTTGGGTAGCTCTCCATGCTGGGTTGCCTGACACAGCAGCCCTTACCTCCTGAACACCAGAGGTCTTAGCCAGCTACCAAAGGCAAGTGACCagtttcagcattttcttcacTCATGAATATCAGCTCATTTCCTTGACAGCTGATAGCTATCCACAGGAATTTGGCTTTTCAGACCTGAAATAACAAACTAGGAAGTAGGAGGATCTCTGTGGAATCCAGCTTGAGCCTAAGTATTTGAAAATCTGGCATAAGATCACAGCGTAAAAACCAAAATGACCCATGTTTAAGACTGAATGTTCTGACCCATTATGAGGAATAGATATTTATAGGAGAACTGTAAGAAAGTGTAAAAAATACTGATCATTTAATGGTTTTAGGCCTGAGCACAACAGGAAGTACAACCACAATCACATGGTAAGTAATTCCCATGGAAACTGataatattttccattaaaCTGGAATTTATTTTAGGCTATAATCTGCTTAAGGACACAGAATGCATAACGCTGCACCAAGATGCCATatgtagaaaaagaaaatggctaAACTGTGGGTATGACTGGGGTGTGGAGGAGGAAAGGACACACTGAGGACAGAGGACTCAGTGTAAGAAAACCCTGTCGTAGCACATCACGTTACAGGCAGGAAATGTTCCCTGCCCTCTGTTACCACTGGATCTCACTGCCTGGGTTTCCCTGCAGTGGACTGGGTAAATAATGCAGGTGGAAAAAGTCAGCATGGCTCCTCCTTCCTTGGTCCCTTAACTGCATCATGGACCTCTCCCAGTTCAGGAACAAAAAGTAATAATTAACTGCCTTACCAGACACACTGCCTCCAATTAATTAACTGCCTTACCAGACACACTGCCTCCATGTCTGCCAAGGCTATCACCAGCTTACCCAAGCTTCCTTTCTATCCTCTGTGGCCCAGGATccacctccatcccaaaccaggGCTGTCAGTCTGTGTTCCAGTGGCATTGCAGGTTGCCCATTCCAGCTTGCCCATTCCAGCTTGCCCAGTCCAGCCATGGGTCTCAAAAAGCCAAGCCCACCAGGAGACCCTGCCTGGCCTGGTCCCCACAGCCCTacctggctgagctgcagggtgATTTTCTGGCTTGAACTCATCCTGTCTCATCACCATGAACTTGCTTTATGAACACTCAGAAGGGCTGACTGAACCTGCTGAGAATCTCCAGgtctgccctgctccctggatGGGGCAGTGGGACAGAGAGGCCACGGTGTTAGCacactcagctcccagctcctgggccctgaggcagctgccagccctcaCTGCACCTGAGTATTAGATTTGGAGTGCCATGATAGCCACATTCTGCCACCACCCCTTGCCAGGGAACTGCACCCCAACGCACCACAGCCTCAGGCAGGCAGGCCCATGGGTCTTGTTGCTGTAACTACAAGCCACAggtggggtggcagcagggaagtCCCAAGGGAACTGGACCAGCAGACGTCCTGTCAATTTATCGGTGGTGGAGAAGTTCTAGGTACCTGGATCTGCTGGTTTCCCACAACTGAAAGCTACAGAGATGAGGCCTCACTTCCATTTCTTCAGCTCcttcttgagaaaaaaatgccattGAATAGGTTTGTCAGACCATATGGCACCATAAGGGGTGGGGGACTTGAGAGAAGAGATGCTGCCAGCAgaaatttgttttgatttacaAAAAGATTTCTATTAACTtgcctggcagtgttcaaggccaggttggatgaggccCCGAGCATGGCTCTTCCTGATATAGTGGGTGGCTTCTTTGCCCACAGCAGGGCAAAGAAGCCCCTGGAAGTatatgatttttaaggtcctttccaacccaaatcattctatgactTCTGTGATAACTTGCACTTAGCTGGGATGTATTCATGATCTCCCAATGGACAAAGGTAATGGTGGCTGGTTCACCAGGTACAGTGTTCCCATTTACCTTCCCAGCTATCTAGACAGGTTATCAGTGGTTATGAAGCAGTTGTTGGATGCTGGTATCAGCCTTTGGATGGGGGTGTTGTaccttcagcagctcccagcacttgGGAAGTGCTTGGTTTTCATGGCTGGGGTGAATGGTGTCAAGTACCCAGACCCCCGTGAGGAAACTGAGTCAATAATAGTACTTTGTCTCAAGCCCCTGACACTCAGTAGCTATAACAAGCAGTACAGCTCTAGCAGCCTCCACCGAGAGCATGTTTTGCAGTTTTTAGTCTAGACAAAACAAGGAGAGGAGAACAGTCAATGCTAATGGAAAATACTCTTACCTTTaggaggaatggcttcaagTAAAGCATTCCACTGACTGAAtttccccttccttcttcctcaaAGCAACCTATCTGCAAACATCCTAGCAGTGAACTGTGTTTTCCCTCCCTTGTTCCCCATGGAGGTGTCAACCCAAGTATGAGCAAGATGCTGTGTGATGGGACACTCCTCTCACATTCAAACAATCTGTAGTGgttattaaaaatacacaggCAGGCTATTAAAGATTCTTTGTATGAAGAAATAGACTGAGAAAAGTTGATCTGTATTCCCCGTTCCAGAGCTAGAGAAAAAACAAGGTCACCAAAGTTCCTTGCAATCAAAGGTTTCTGGAGATGCAGGCACAAATAGCCCCTTTGGAGAAGGGTTTAGAGGGAAACTCAATTTAGACTATATATACAGGCTAGAGGAGATGGCATAAGAAGGATGAGGTTTCTTGGCATCTTACCCACACAATCAAACAACTGCAGCTCTCAACAATATTGAAATTCTCATGATCTTCCATGAGTTTTGTGTTTTTGTcatccattttcccctcagatgAACTGAGGAAATAATCCATTTGTATTATCTTCATGTCTGTTGAGAATGATGAACACATGTTGCATTCGTACATGTAAAGGGCTTTATCTTAtctcacagggctgggagactGAGAGACACAAAAGAATGGAGCCATGGTCCTTATTTTAGAGCAATAATTTAAATCTAAGTAAGAAGCACACCTTTGACGTCTagcttcaaaagaaattaaaggaaacaCGGCACATCCTGTTTCAACAAACCCTTTTCCAGTAACCCTAAGGAAGATCTTCAAACATTGTAAGGGTTTCGGAAGCTGCTTACCTTCATTCACAGTCTTCCTGTTTTCCTCTAAGGTCAAACAGATTTATATGTGAAAGGACAACCTGCAGTTGACAGAGTGAAGCCATGTGCTTCTTCTTGTTTACATCAGTTCTGCAAAGCTAATCCCAGAGTCTCTGCCTTTCCTTGGTATTTTCAAACTCAATAAAATCACAAAGACTTGAAGAGCAGAATAGGTGGTacattttaaatgatttttcaaAGGATGGTTTGCTTCAGTGTGTTCTCATTATTAAAATAGGGCatctgctgaaataaaaaagaaattgtgcacaaagcaaatgaaaatgcTGGGAAATATAAAGTCAAGAAAATTAATGAGTGTTAATAATGTCCATGGTGCAGCCAAGCTCAGACCTGTCTGCTGTCCATTCCAAAATCAACATCTTCATTCAAGGGCTTCCCTCTCTCACAAATTCTTCTCAGTGGCACCCAAATATTCTTGAAGCTAATAGGAACAAGCTCTGGCCATTATATAAATGACTTCTCAATGCATGAGCACCATCCTTCTGAAATCAGCAGAGGCTTCATTGCTGTAGGAAACAGAGAATCGAAGTCgcttaggttggaaaagacccttaaggtcatcgagtccaaccattaacccagcactgcccaccaCTAACCTGTGTCTCTAAGCACCATGTctgatgatctttgaggtcttttccaacctaaacaattctatgattttatgactCCACGGATCTGGTGGCATAGCTAATTTTTTATCCATCTAACTGTGCACCCAGTACCAGTGTAATGTATTTCCTTGGATGCACTGCAGAGGAATTGCTGGTAGAAGAACCTGTTCAGATTTGGCACATATGCAACCCACAGCCATTTGCCTGTGTGTCCAAGGTTCTGCCCTGAGCTGttgaggctctgcagggctgcatgaccctgccctgtgctgcaaGCAGACAAGTGAAGCCCAAAAGATCAGTCCAGCTGCATTTCCTTGAGGCTGCCCTTGAACACGGGGCAAAAAGAAGCTCCTGGGATCACAGGCTTGCCCTGGAGTCCTGTTAAGGGACTCAGCAGGGCAAACAATGGTTTTCCAAGCAAACTCCCCTGCGAACCCCTTCCAGACtatcctcacctgtccccagagccttctgAGCAGGAGATGGCCACCTGCCAGCTGCTCAAATCCTGACCCACTTTTCCTGAGAACTCAGCAAGGGAGAGTTTCACAGACAAGAGGAAATCCTTAAACAGCATGAAGCCCAGAGAATGGAAAGTTTTTTCTTGGGGGGGTTGGGTTTATTGtggttcccccccccccaccccttccaACTTCCCAATGAATGCATCTGGCAGCTCACTGTCCCTGCCAGTGCGGGATCCCAGCGGaaaccagagctgggagggctctTCCTGCCCGGGGGAGGCTTCCCTGGAGTGTGAGGGATTTACAGTCACCACCTCTCGCTCCCCATCCCCTGCAGAGTCGCCCTGAAGGCCATGTGCAGTGGCAGGCTGCAGACAGCTTTGCTGGGGGCTGGCTACTTCGTCTACCTGCTGGTGGGTGCTGCCGTGTTCCAGGCCCTGGAGAGGACTGCTgagaagcaggagaaaatgGCAGCTGCCCAGATGAAGGAGGCTTTTCTGCAGAACTTCACGCAGCTCACGGTGGCAGAGATGGAGCAGTTCATGAAGGTGAGTAGAAgtcctttctctctcctctttccccaTCAGATGCTGTTTCCTACTCATCCTTACCGCACAGGTAACTCTCGCTGCTTTCCTTCTGATTGTGGCCACTTGGATGCTTCCAGCAAACCCCTGTCTGGTGTGAGCAGGCAGCTCAGTTTGATGATAAATACAGCTTGTGTAGCTGGACAAAACCTTGAGCATGCTAGCTATTAAATGTCCCCATCCCACAATatcctgggttttttggggtcttGCCTCCTGTTGATTCTGCTTTTAGTGGGGCTGTGCTCTTACACAATGGGATGGCACGGCATGAGGCTCTCTGAAATGAGTAGGTGTGACTGCCACTTGGAACAGCATCACAGATAGTGCAATATAGAAACAATAAGGAAAGGTCtggatggggggaaaaaacaacaaccaaatcTCCAAATACCTACAAGGAGGGTGGCATGATCAGAGTTTAGTTTTTGAGGATGCTGCAGAAGAGAAACAGGTAGCCTGGCtaggggaaaatatttctggtcATGGCAGATCTTCaaggaaaatgaagatgaaTATGGCTGTTTCTTCAGCCTGAGTATTTTAGAGCTCTATCTGCTATAATGCAGGAGAAAATGAGGTGTTAAAGCCTTGCTGGATGCATTTCCACATGGAAATCTTAATGGGCCAGttcacaaaataaagaaatgtggGGAAGAACTGGTTTTTCTAAGAACCAGAATTCAACCCCTGTTTCACCCATGCATGCATCCTCTTCACGTTGTTTTTTATGGGTAGGGAagaaggtaaaaaagaaaaagagagcttttcaagaagagaagaaaaaaaaagatgagctTTTAAGATAAAGAAATCTTTGTGCAAGGGctatggaaattatttttgttagcCTCAATTTTCTTAGACACCAGCAAAAAACATAGTGAAGGAAGAAGCAGGGAGGAAGATTTTGCTGGTGCCATTTATTCCAGCAtgtgtcctgctcctggcagggctctgtccTGGATTTTATCTCAGTTTTTTCTGTACAACCAGCCTGCCTTTCAGATGCCCAGTCCACTGTTCTCTGTTTGCtaaggacagggacagctggatactgtttgcttttaaaatttccttttaattaacaaaaaaaaaaaaaaaaaaaaagagagaaataaaaaaataacagcatttaGAATTAAAATGAAGGAAGATGCATAAAGTGATAAATATAGCACTGGAGAGATGTGGAAGAAATATTTAGTCAAGCCTTGTGTGGCAGGGCAGTCTCAactcatcccaaacccaaaccatctcTGACAGATGTTCCTCTAACCTCCTCTCAAAGGCAACTTTGCAAACATGTGTGTAAATGTATAAATTTACCTATGTGTATTCATGCATTCAGTTTGGAGTAGAATGTGTATGTCAGGCTTTGCAAATCAAGATACTTTGAATTTAATTCTGTGACACTAATCAAAATACAGACTTGAAATGAAATGCTCAGTGTATCTCATGTACAACTCACTGGTGCCCCACTGGGAGGGATCAGAGCCACTGCTCATACAGGTGGTTGATCAGATCTTGGATCCACCATTGCCATCTCAACTGCAAGTCCAAATCCAGCAATCAGTCACCCCCATCTCTTAAACCAGTGCTCTGCCACATCCAGTCACTCACAGGATCGTGATTTTCCAAACTACTTGGCCTGAAAGAAACAAGGTCCTTGGTCACACTGAAAGAAACAATTTCTCTCCAAACACCCACTAGAGCAGTCAGCATGAACAGGACAGAAGTTGAACACCCAAACCCACTGGATAATGGCTTCCCAACCTTGGAGGTGAAGGTGTGAATAATGTCAGACAATCTCTGAAGTGAGGTGAATGGTACTcacaggagaggagcagcagttgGCTAAACATGTAATATTTTTGCAGCAAGCACTTGAGAAAAGCAGTCATGATGATACCAAACTTTGCTTTCTCTCCCAGAACCTGATTGAAGCCATTCAAAATGGGGTATACCCTGTTGGAAATGAGTCACAGTTTGAAGAGAGCAACTGGGATTTCAGCAACTCCTTCTTCTTTGCAGGCACAGTTGTCTCCACAATAGGTCGGTCTAATGCTTTCCATTTATGTGTGCTTGTGTGTGAGTGATGCTTATTATGTCTGGTTATTAGGACATGATTGGATAGTACTTTCCAGGATAAAAACTCCAGCCCTTTGTTGTCATGGGTGGCAAGCAGGCATGGACTTAGTCATAAGAACTGCACAGTTCTTCATGCTTTATTTTGGCTTGTCAAATATCAGTGTCCTTTCCTATTATTTCCCacttgtttcttcttttcaaattatCTGTTATAATGTTTACTCTGCTGATATTTGTGGGTGAGAGATAAACTTCACTTTCCTGGTGTTTATTCCAGGCTTTAAATCTGAGAGTGCTGTAAAACATAAAAGATGTAAGGAAAGAAGTGAATCCTGCTAGGGCCTGGGCAGTGTCTCCATAAGCCGTTTTGAGCTGTTAGTTCACTTATTTAATTAGTTACatgccaggaggaaaaaaatgggaagggGTAAAGGCAAATGCTGAGAATTTTACACTGGTGCTTCAAGCTGTTCTGACCTTTACAGGGCCTGTCTGCCCCTACCTGCTTTGTCCTTTCTTTCAAATGTACATCCCAAAAAGTGCAGGCCCACCAAACTTAAGGATGAAATCCATACTGCTGGCACCTGCTTCACAGTCATGTAGTGGAAGTCAAATCTGTGTTTTTACAGAGTGGTGCTGAGGCCTCACTTCCACCAGACCCTAAGCACATCTGATCTGTGAGTGTGGCATGTCCCAAGGGCCCCAGTAGTGTCCCAACACCATGGGAGCTGTGTAATTGCTGCCTGAGCCCACAGGGAAATCTCCTGCTGTAGAAGGGCAGGGTTCTGACCCATCACTGAAATTGGAATATTTCTGCAGCAGCGAGCACAAGACAGCTCATGCATTTGGAAATCCAGTAGCCCAAAAATCACTCAGTTGTTTTGTCTTTTCACCcaaagaaaattgcattttccaAGTAATGGATGCCTTGACATGAACTGTGCATGGGAAATGCAGTTTCCCAGGATCATTGATAGCATAAGGACATACACAAAGTTCAGTATTCTTGCACTCAGGCATGTACCTCATGGGGTCCAAGAGTCTTGAGACTAAAGGACATGTTTGGGGTTGTTCCACTACTTAGATAAATCTTCTCTTAGTAGGACCTTAAGGCAAATGTCTCTCTGGCATGAATAAATCAGTCACCAGCAAGGTCTGGGCTAATTAGCACCATCTATTCTAATGCACACTGCACTGCCTTGGGACTGGAGTCAGTATCTGGACACAGGAACTCACTGGGATGGAGCCAGGGAGGTCACTAACACACAGGCAGATCAACAAGAAGCTGGAGATGTGATCCTGACAGCCTGGGACTCCAGCTCTGATGTCTTCCAGATCCTCAGACTTCTGTTTTCTGACTTTCTGTGTATTTGTCACAGGACAAAACATGTTTCTCATAATTACATCTTGATTGTGTTTTTGTTCCCACTAAGGCTGTGTTGGGAACACACAGTGCTTCTGCATTCCCCCAGACATGCAGGGTGAACCACTTCATCTGCTTACTGcctttttcagaggaaaaaagagtgCATTTGGGCTGAGAAACACTAGCCACATCTTTTAGGGTCAAAGGCAGGCTGGATTGGAGTAAAGGTGCATATGAGTGTGAATTGCTGCAGTTCTTTGGATTATCTCCTCTGacccatctttttttttataggTTATGGCACATTACATCCTAAAACTGCTGGGGGGCAGatcttttgtgtgttttttgctctttttggaaTCCCTCTGAACATTGTTTTTCTGCACCGTGTCGGTAAGAtgctctcactgctctgcaaaAAGCTGGGGAAATTCCTGTACGAGAAAGGAATGAGAAAGGTAATTGGTTTTATTTACCCAGGCACAATCATATGCTCATTTCTAGTGTTTTTCTCAAGTTTTATGCTGCCTTAACCTCGATTGTACTTTTGTGCTGGGTTAGATGTTCTAGGGCAGTAAAAGAGGCATTCTTCacttgcagagctgagcagacaTGCCAGCCATAGAGGAGATATTCAGACAAAGGCATGCATTTTGTCTTCCCATCTAGATGGCAGAAATCCAGCCCCCTTCAGCAATCAGTGGAGAGATGGGGTATCCCACCTCATTTCTTGGGACACTTAGGAGCCAACACCCTAGGGAAGTGCATGCATCCCTTTAAAACCAGTAAGGGTGATTAAACATCACCTTGAGGCTGCAAAAAGCAGGTGAGCTGTGCAAAGCTGTAAAAAATTAGGCAAGGTGTAGAGGTTTTGGTGGATTTTAACTCAATGCATGGTTTGCTAACCCTCCTAACTGATTACCCAGTCCTTTAGTCTCCCTCCACCCTTAACTTTGACAGAAAAGAAGCATCAGGCTGAAGTTGTCCATTTGAGCCTGGTTGCTGAAAGATGAAGAGACACCTGTAACAAGCTACAGACAGGATGTCTTTTGTCTGCTTTATGCCCCAATTTATTTTCAGCTCCTCCCCTtctctcagcactgctgaggaaGTGAGAGTAGCTTTTCTGTGTCTCCTACTGTAATTCTCTTTCAGGATAAGGTATGATTGCTACAGATAACCCTGTTAGATTGCTGAATTCCCTGTCATATATGGCAAACTTAAACAGAAGATAGGCTCAATCAGATACAGATTCAAGCATGTGCACAATACATGAAGATATGAAAAGTTATCCAGCAGTTGCCATTAATTTCCAGGCAATCTGGATTTGGAAAATTCTATACATAGAAACTATGTATGTCTGGCTGATAAATCTCTACATATAACAAGTCTTCTCCAGTCAAAGCTCCTTCATGACTGCTGGGAAGTAGAATGGTTTAAAAGTCACTGTCCAGGCTCTTCTTTATCAAAAGCTCAttagttttttgggggttttttgtagTGAGATAGCCACTGGTTAGGAGCCAAGTTGTGGCATTGGTGCAATGAGAAATAAAGTCAGTAATCAAGACTCTTGAAGATAGAACTGTCAGAAATGGTGCAAttagttttcattaaaaaatactcttttccCAGGCAAATCTGAATTTAGGTGCCAACCCTAAATACCTAAAAACTAAAAATGAAGTTGTATGGTGATAAGTGGAAATGGTTTGACCCTGGTAAATGTCATTATATAAGAATTTCTCAATAGTCACAGTCATTGATACAATCAGGTAAAAGACTACATCTTCCAGGGCCACTGTGGTCATGCAACACTCATAACACCtggcttcccactgcttctAAGCAAGACTAAGGTATTTCCAGAGAAAAAGCACTCAGTAGAAATCCTTCAGATCCTCCTCATCCCAGATAGCCACCCACTTTGAAAAACCACCATTATGTATAGCTTATTTGTGTCTCAAATCATGATTATAATTGAactggtttatttttcagaagaagATCAAATTTCTGACCCTTTTGTTCTTCCTGGCAACTGGGATCCTGGTTTTTCTGTGCTTGCCATCAGTCTTCTTCCAGATAACAGAGGGCTGGTCCTACAGTGAAGGAATTTACTTTGCATTTATCACCCTCAGCACCATTGGCTTTGGAGATTATGTTGTAGGTAAGGTTGATTCCAGAGAGGAAACACATCCAAACACCAGGATAATGACTGTAATTCTCATGGGTTGACTGAATGTACTGTAGAGACAAATCTGTCAAAAGTCTTTGTCTAGTCTTTGCTTTGTACAGTTCTGGGGGAGAATACTCACTTCTCTGGGGTTGTATGTGCTGATAAAAGCACCAAATCATCAAAATACAAGGAAATGAGGTGCTTTGGGGTGCAAAGGAGACAACTATTTTGGTTAGGGAAGGGTGAGAGAAGGGAAAGTGGAATTTTTATTACCAAGAGGCAACAGTTTATGACAGCTGTACAAAACAAGgtgtgtatttaaaaataacaattagATAGGCCTCGTGGCTCTATGATTTCATCTTCATTAGGATGACTGAACTGGAGCTGAAGTATTTTTCTGTGCCAGTATTTATCTAATTGTCCTTAACAACAGTAATGAAATGTTGATAAGTTTAATGCTTCGCATCTTCACAATGAAACAAGCAGAATCAATGACTGCTCTGAGAATTATGCACTGAGAATTGCTTACAGATGATAAAGGGTTTTGCACTGGCCAAGTGGAACAGAACAGGTTTGAGCTGATTTGCATTTTAGTAATTCAAAATTGATGTGTAGCTGACCCTGTTTGGGGCAGGCAGACATGCTGGGAAGATGGCTCAGCCTGGAATACATGCACAGACAGGTGATACCTCTAGGGTGAAACTCCCTGGGGCTTGTTAACTGAATATTCCCTGCTCAAGTCCAGTTTTGGGTTAACAATATAAAGATGTTACTTGTGGCTTTGCTAACCCCACATCATTAACTCCAAATAAGAGCACAACAAGGAGATGCTTTGTACCAAGGCTGAGAATCCCTTTGCCAGCTCaatgccagcagcagaaaaagaaacagctgtTGGGTACCTGTGCATGGGGACAAACCTGCCCACTGCTGCCCCATTTCCAGAGCTCTTGGataacaaagaagaaaattcttgCCCATTAATCTGTGCACTACAGAGCACTG containing:
- the LOC132328435 gene encoding inositol 1,4,5-trisphosphate receptor-interacting protein-like 1; translated protein: MDARTFFFMLLESLIQYVQPVGDVLDEEKHLHMELRAKRLERKRIRLEQQVEQLTLKQSGGAWGDLLCFVLQPWQVWAVAGLLIVLLGLYFSWRKRSDEAEDSSEGDEDHISDNYLRWLLDERIQWPVQDLQRGCEWTTDLMDNYTVYFGRVLSNSFYPVLQRAIGVGSAFEGWSPREQDVVYCMLIPMTPPRGHSFHLELDSAGQRQVRNFRVRVQLECTCTREQQAEDMLCFLHHPEEELRRNQDPSLLDTLCTGSYLDVQKTARWFCQLVRAIWPALPQSHNWHLVLLPSTRSCQFKVTNREASFRIEVLFGVRRGDSDIFVSSQPGYAGTPSTLWPETYHVAEMKFFKHIARQAPPDSLHLKCLQLFSCLQLGTGFSTYTMKTIVMHLLNTIPVSRWHRRYFFRRLRDINVNLRCCLEEKCLKHFIIGNKRLPQEISLPLDVASAQPPNLFHHLAWYPVAHSQAMNEYRDLQRRLASVLLNGC
- the LOC132329442 gene encoding potassium channel subfamily K member 16-like isoform X2 → MCSGRLQTALLGAGYFVYLLVGAAVFQALERTAEKQEKMAAAQMKEAFLQNFTQLTVAEMEQFMKNLIEAIQNGVYPVGNESQFEESNWDFSNSFFFAGTVVSTIGYGTLHPKTAGGQIFCVFFALFGIPLNIVFLHRVGKMLSLLCKKLGKFLYEKGMRKKIKFLTLLFFLATGILVFLCLPSVFFQITEGWSYSEGIYFAFITLSTIGFGDYVVGKQSDRKYFSYYRVLVAIWILFGLAWIALLFNLLTTVLEDTEKIIVKDLQQIGKVSKDNVGSQQRRCWPVQFIPEEEPLPPRAGGDAMKMESLTADSEHTKNEKKCFLIAKLLP
- the LOC132329442 gene encoding potassium channel subfamily K member 16-like isoform X4, yielding MCSGRLQTALLGAGYFVYLLVGAAVFQALERTAEKQEKMAAAQMKEAFLQNFTQLTVAEMEQFMKNLIEAIQNGVYPVGNESQFEESNWDFSNSFFFAGTVVSTIGYGTLHPKTAGGQIFCVFFALFGIPLNIVFLHRVGKMLSLLCKKLGKFLYEKGMRKKKIKFLTLLFFLATGILVFLCLPSVFFQITEGWSYSEGIYFAFITLSTIGFGDYVVGKQSDRKYFSYYRVLVAIWILFGLAWIALLFNLLTTVLEDTEKIIVKDLQQIGKYTFLCPVQLMS
- the LOC132329442 gene encoding potassium channel subfamily K member 16-like isoform X3, encoding MCSGRLQTALLGAGYFVYLLVGAAVFQALERTAEKQEKMAAAQMKEAFLQNFTQLTVAEMEQFMKNLIEAIQNGVYPVGNESQFEESNWDFSNSFFFAGTVVSTIGYGTLHPKTAGGQIFCVFFALFGIPLNIVFLHRVGKMLSLLCKKLGKFLYEKGMRKKKIKFLTLLFFLATGILVFLCLPSVFFQITEGWSYSEGIYFAFITLSTIGFGDYVVGKQSDRKYFSYYRVLVAIWILFGLAWIALLFNLLTTVLEDTEKIIVKDLQQIGKELTCTSFSGIA
- the LOC132329442 gene encoding potassium channel subfamily K member 16-like isoform X1, whose amino-acid sequence is MCSGRLQTALLGAGYFVYLLVGAAVFQALERTAEKQEKMAAAQMKEAFLQNFTQLTVAEMEQFMKNLIEAIQNGVYPVGNESQFEESNWDFSNSFFFAGTVVSTIGYGTLHPKTAGGQIFCVFFALFGIPLNIVFLHRVGKMLSLLCKKLGKFLYEKGMRKKKIKFLTLLFFLATGILVFLCLPSVFFQITEGWSYSEGIYFAFITLSTIGFGDYVVGKQSDRKYFSYYRVLVAIWILFGLAWIALLFNLLTTVLEDTEKIIVKDLQQIGKVSKDNVGSQQRRCWPVQFIPEEEPLPPRAGGDAMKMESLTADSEHTKNEKKCFLIAKLLP